A genomic window from Halorubrum lacusprofundi ATCC 49239 includes:
- a CDS encoding methytransferase partner Trm112: MKESLMDVICCPLDKADLDLDIDERDDEEILTGTLTCTECGEIYPIEDGIPNLLPPDMREEAMA, from the coding sequence ATGAAAGAATCCCTGATGGACGTCATCTGCTGCCCGCTCGACAAGGCCGACCTCGACCTCGATATCGACGAACGAGACGACGAGGAGATCCTCACGGGGACGCTCACGTGTACGGAATGCGGCGAGATCTACCCGATCGAGGACGGGATCCCGAATCTCCTCCCGCCGGACATGCGCGAAGAGGCGATGGCGTAG
- a CDS encoding DUF7524 family protein, producing MSTLSVELNGDAVHSIRAPDRFETTGPFAVALENEGRSTHVHLHFDDDLDRVVSVAETNHFVDDEATKHVHVSVADVAEPVRGKLKIVTGYGSETRYVDLRVDPPEDAAPDEVAVDEAFTKPPERPPEVSSSQRAATAADRLIERGGVPAAITGVLALAAGIAIALALDSAVVSAVVAVVLTVSVGVALLAVW from the coding sequence GTGTCGACACTCTCCGTCGAACTGAACGGGGACGCGGTTCACTCGATCCGGGCGCCCGATCGGTTCGAGACGACCGGCCCGTTCGCCGTCGCGCTCGAAAACGAGGGACGGTCCACGCACGTCCACCTGCACTTCGACGACGACCTCGACCGGGTCGTTTCGGTGGCCGAGACGAATCACTTCGTCGACGACGAGGCCACCAAACACGTCCACGTCTCCGTCGCGGACGTGGCGGAGCCGGTCCGTGGAAAGCTAAAAATTGTCACCGGCTACGGCTCCGAGACTCGGTACGTGGACCTTCGAGTCGATCCGCCTGAGGACGCCGCGCCCGACGAGGTCGCCGTCGACGAGGCGTTCACGAAGCCGCCGGAGCGTCCGCCGGAGGTCTCGTCGTCCCAGCGCGCGGCGACCGCGGCCGACCGGCTGATCGAACGGGGCGGCGTGCCCGCGGCGATCACCGGTGTTCTCGCGCTCGCCGCTGGGATCGCTATCGCACTCGCGCTCGACAGCGCGGTCGTCTCGGCGGTTGTCGCCGTCGTGTTGACGGTGTCGGTCGGGGTGGCACTCCTAGCAGTGTGGTGA
- a CDS encoding RNA-binding protein: MATVPFHYVDLRAFAYATEDEKRVADALRTFLPEDTELDRVENVGHHGDRIVVLSARIENADGMRHVLDRLSELDEVDRVIDELDQRVDDNCALFLRVDKQAAFGGEVRLGPGITVRAKVEAYPAKKEAAVENARETLGRLADDSDDNGDDSDTSDDDTSDDDASGDDDTSDES, from the coding sequence ATGGCTACAGTCCCGTTCCACTACGTCGACCTCCGGGCGTTCGCGTACGCCACCGAGGACGAAAAGCGGGTCGCGGACGCCCTCCGGACGTTCCTCCCCGAGGACACCGAGTTGGACCGCGTCGAGAACGTCGGCCACCACGGCGACCGGATCGTCGTGCTCTCGGCCCGGATCGAGAATGCAGACGGAATGCGCCACGTCCTCGATCGACTCTCCGAGCTCGACGAGGTTGATCGCGTGATCGACGAGCTCGACCAGCGGGTCGACGACAACTGCGCGCTGTTCCTCCGCGTCGACAAGCAGGCCGCCTTCGGCGGCGAGGTTCGGCTCGGCCCCGGCATCACCGTCCGCGCGAAGGTCGAGGCGTACCCTGCGAAGAAAGAGGCGGCCGTCGAAAACGCCCGAGAGACGCTCGGGCGGCTGGCGGACGATAGCGATGATAACGGTGACGACAGCGACACCAGCGACGACGACACCAGCGACGACGACGCCAGCGGCGACGACGACACCAGCGACGAGTCGTAG
- a CDS encoding FAD-dependent oxidoreductase has product MSDPFVVVGADAAGLSAASKFRREAPDREVVVFEKGRWISYAYCGMPYFIEGRVERMSNLLSLSPSEVEERGIDLRRDHEVIAVDSDTKTVAVETAEGETIEQGYDDLLVATGGRAETGSFNVRGLDGAFTLHDMNAAAAIDAYIAEPDAYDPARADVSAVDRERVDRNAAMPAPETAAIVGGGYVGVEMAEALSGRGLDVHLFQRSGHLLPPFGEAVGERVADELEAEGVAVHRGTPVKSLVGDDRIEGVALDGAADSVAADLAIVGVGIRPNTELLDGTGVETGEGGAIRTDEYGRTSLPDVYAAGDCATAVHAVTGEEAWMPLGLTANRAGRAVGATIAGDPSPVGEIAGTAVVKAFDMEAGRAGLVEEETAREAGFDPVRETVTAGSRSGYYPGAAPTDVTLVADRDTGRLIGGSIVGPDRAAIRIDTLATALEADMTVPEVERLDLAYAPPFSPVWDPILVAAKVLNGTLDEE; this is encoded by the coding sequence ATGAGCGATCCGTTCGTCGTCGTCGGTGCGGACGCGGCGGGGCTGAGCGCGGCCAGCAAGTTCCGGCGCGAGGCGCCCGACCGCGAGGTCGTTGTCTTCGAGAAAGGACGATGGATCTCGTACGCCTACTGCGGGATGCCGTACTTCATCGAGGGGCGCGTCGAGCGCATGTCGAACCTGCTCTCGCTGTCGCCGAGTGAGGTCGAGGAGCGCGGGATCGATCTCCGACGCGATCACGAGGTCATCGCCGTCGACTCGGATACGAAGACCGTCGCCGTCGAGACCGCCGAGGGCGAGACGATCGAACAGGGCTACGACGACCTGCTGGTCGCCACGGGCGGCCGCGCCGAGACCGGCTCCTTCAACGTGCGCGGGCTGGACGGCGCCTTCACCCTTCACGACATGAACGCCGCGGCCGCGATCGACGCGTACATCGCCGAACCGGACGCCTACGACCCCGCCCGCGCCGACGTGAGCGCAGTCGACCGCGAGCGCGTCGACCGCAACGCCGCGATGCCGGCTCCCGAGACGGCGGCGATCGTCGGTGGCGGCTACGTCGGCGTCGAGATGGCCGAGGCCCTGTCCGGTCGCGGGCTCGACGTGCACCTCTTCCAGCGCTCCGGCCACCTGCTCCCGCCGTTCGGGGAGGCCGTCGGCGAGCGCGTCGCGGACGAACTGGAGGCGGAGGGCGTGGCGGTCCACAGGGGAACTCCCGTGAAGTCGCTCGTCGGCGACGACCGGATCGAAGGCGTCGCGCTCGACGGAGCGGCGGACTCGGTCGCCGCCGACCTCGCGATCGTCGGCGTCGGCATCCGTCCGAACACCGAACTGCTCGACGGGACCGGCGTCGAGACCGGCGAGGGCGGCGCGATCCGCACGGACGAGTACGGGCGGACGAGCCTCCCGGACGTGTACGCCGCGGGCGACTGCGCGACCGCGGTCCACGCCGTCACCGGCGAGGAGGCGTGGATGCCGCTCGGGCTCACCGCCAACCGGGCCGGGCGGGCAGTCGGCGCCACGATCGCCGGCGACCCCTCGCCCGTGGGCGAGATCGCGGGCACCGCGGTCGTGAAGGCGTTCGATATGGAGGCCGGGCGGGCCGGGCTGGTCGAAGAGGAGACGGCCCGCGAGGCCGGCTTCGACCCGGTCCGCGAGACGGTGACCGCTGGCTCCCGATCGGGCTACTACCCGGGCGCGGCGCCGACCGACGTGACGCTCGTCGCGGACCGCGATACGGGGCGTCTCATCGGCGGGAGCATCGTTGGCCCCGATCGCGCCGCGATCCGGATCGACACGCTCGCGACCGCGCTGGAGGCTGACATGACCGTTCCGGAGGTCGAGCGCTTGGACCTCGCGTACGCGCCCCCCTTCTCGCCGGTGTGGGACCCGATCCTCGTCGCTGCGAAGGTGCTCAACGGAACGCTCGACGAGGAGTAG
- a CDS encoding phosphopantetheine adenylyltransferase produces the protein MNVALGGTFDPVHDGHRKLFERAFELGDVTVGLTSDRLAPKTRHVERYVRPYDRRKRDLEAELADLAGEHGREFDVRELTDPTGIAVEPEFDALIVSPETRDGGDRINEIRRERGHDPLELVVVDHVSAEDGERISSTRIVAGEIDEHGTLTPDREGRGATRPE, from the coding sequence ATGAACGTCGCGCTGGGTGGTACGTTCGATCCCGTTCACGACGGCCACCGGAAGCTGTTCGAACGGGCGTTCGAGCTGGGTGACGTGACCGTCGGACTCACGTCTGACCGGCTCGCGCCGAAGACCCGACACGTCGAGCGGTACGTCCGCCCGTACGACCGCCGGAAGCGCGACCTCGAAGCCGAGCTGGCCGACCTCGCCGGCGAACACGGCCGCGAGTTCGATGTCCGCGAGCTGACCGACCCGACCGGCATCGCCGTCGAGCCCGAGTTCGACGCGCTGATCGTCTCCCCGGAGACGAGAGACGGCGGCGATCGGATAAACGAGATCCGCCGCGAACGCGGCCACGACCCCCTCGAACTCGTCGTGGTCGACCACGTCTCGGCCGAAGACGGTGAGCGCATCTCCTCGACCCGGATCGTCGCCGGCGAGATAGACGAACACGGTACCCTCACCCCCGACCGGGAAGGTCGGGGCGCGACTCGCCCGGAATGA
- a CDS encoding winged helix-turn-helix domain-containing protein, which yields MTTDDSDDDSGDDPAFDAADGPASTADDESPTERTREELRKTKERLGESADKAVKGFDDNIVDLLSWLLDTETRARIYVFLRDNPNSTSDEVADGTGLYPSTVREALAELHDEGTVDRDKREASGAGNNPYEYEAIAPSELVQGVVGDVQRELNAVFNLDRRLGGESPDGDTEPVQISVDSDDEDEKRSDEADEADDGEEDGTKSDR from the coding sequence ATGACAACGGACGATTCCGACGACGATTCCGGCGACGACCCCGCTTTCGACGCCGCTGACGGTCCCGCTTCAACTGCCGACGACGAGTCACCGACGGAGCGAACCCGCGAGGAGCTGCGGAAGACCAAAGAACGGCTCGGCGAGAGCGCGGACAAGGCCGTCAAGGGGTTCGACGACAACATCGTCGATCTCCTGTCGTGGCTGCTCGACACCGAGACCCGCGCGCGGATTTACGTCTTCCTCCGCGACAACCCGAACAGCACCAGCGACGAGGTCGCCGACGGCACCGGGCTCTACCCGAGCACGGTCCGCGAGGCGCTTGCGGAGCTCCACGACGAGGGTACCGTCGACCGCGACAAGCGAGAGGCGAGCGGCGCGGGCAACAACCCCTACGAATACGAGGCGATCGCGCCGAGCGAGCTGGTGCAGGGTGTCGTCGGCGACGTTCAGCGGGAGCTCAACGCCGTGTTCAACCTCGACCGGCGGCTCGGCGGCGAGTCCCCCGACGGCGACACGGAGCCGGTCCAAATCTCGGTCGACAGCGATGACGAAGACGAGAAGAGAAGCGATGAGGCCGACGAAGCCGACGACGGCGAGGAAGACGGCACCAAGAGCGACCGCTAG